The nucleotide sequence CCGAGCCATGCGCCAAGCAGCGCCAGCAGCTTGAAGTCGCCGTGGCCCATGCCCTCCTTGCCGGTGAGCAGGCGGAAGCCGTGGTAGACGAGCCACAGGGTCAGATAGCCCGCGGCGGCGCCAACGATGGCGGTGGCCGGGGCCACGAACACGCCGCCGACGCTGAGCAGCAGTCCGAGCCACAGCCCCGGCAGCGTCAGCGAGTCCGGCAGCAGCTGGTGGTCCAGGTCGATGACGGTGAGGGCGATCAGCAGCCAGGTGAGCACCAGCGCCGCGAGCCCCGCCGGGGTGGCGCCGAAGTGCAGGATCACCACCACCGAGAGCAGCGCAGTGACCGCCTCGATCAGCGGGTAGCGGGCGCTGATGCGCGCGCCGCAGTCACGGCAGCGCCCGCGCAGCAGCAGCCAGCCGAGCAGCGGGATGTTGTCCCAGGGGCGGATGGCGTGACCGCAGGCGGGGCAGCGGGAGCCGGGGTGGACGAGGCTTACCGCCTCGCCTTCGGGGGGCGGGGCACCGGTGAGCTCGGCGCACTGGGCCTGCCAGTCGCGCTCCATCATCACCGGCAGGCGCAGGATGACCACGTTCAGGAAGCTGCCCACCAGCAGTCCCAGGACGGCGGTCGCCACGGCGAGCAGCAGCGGATCGGCAGCCAGGATGTCGAGCAGGCCCATGCGGACTCCTCTGCGGCCCGCGCACAGCGCGGGCCGGGGCACCGCCCGGCGTCAGACCACCGAGCCGAGCTTGAAGATCGGCAGGTACATGGCGATGACCAGGCCGCCCACGAGCACGCCGAGCACCGCCATGATCAACGGCTCCAGCAGGCTGCTCAGGCTGTCGATGGCGTTGTCCACCTCCTCCTCGTAGAAGTCGGCGACCTTGGCAAGCATGGCGTCGAGGGAACCGGCCTCCTCGCCGATGGCGATCATCTGCACCACCATGTGCGGGAAGAGCTTGGTCTGCTCCACCGACCACTGCAGCTGCTGGCCGGTGGCGACCTCGTCCTGCATGCCCCGCACGGCCTCGCCGTACACGGCGTTGCCCGTGGCGCCGGCTACCGAGCCCAGCGCCTCCACCAGCGGCACGCCGGCGGCGAACATGGTGGAGAGGGTGCGGGCGAAGCGGGCAATGGCCGCCTTGCGCAGGATGCTGCCCACCACCGGGATGCGCAGGGCCACCCGGTCGAGAAAGTGAGCGAAGCGCCGGGAGCGTTTCTTCGCCTCTAGGAAGAGCACCACCCCGCCGATCAGCCCGCCGAAGATCGCCCACCACCAGGCGCGGAAGAAGTCCGAGAGATTCAGCACCATCCGGGTGAAGGCCGGCAGGTCGGCGCCGAAGCCGCGGAACAGGCTCTCGAACTGCGGCACGACGAAGATCAGCAGGATGGCCGTTACCGCGAACGCCACCACCAGCACGGCGGTGGGGTAGAACAGGGCCTTGCGGATCTTCTTCTTGATCGACTCGGTTTTTTCCTTGTAGGTCGCGATCTTGTCCAGCAGCGTGTCCAGCACGCCCGCCTGCTCGCCGGCGTTGACCAGGTTGCAGACCAGCTCGTCAAAGTAGAGCGGATGCTTGCCGAGGGCCTCGGAGAGCGCGGTGCCGGACTCGACGTCGTCCTTGATCGCCATCACCAGCTTGCGCATGGACGGGTTCTCGTGGCCCCGTCCGATGATGTCGAAGGCCTGCACCAGCGGCACGCCGGAGTTCAGCATGGTGGAGAGCTGGCGGGTGAACACGGCGATGTCGCCGGGGGTGATCTTCTTGCTGCGCTTGCCCTCGAGCAGCTGCGAGAGGCTCGACTTGCGGCGGATCTTCTGCGCGGCGATGCCCTGCTGGCGCAGCGTCAGGCGCAGCCGGGACGGATTCTCCGCCTGGCTGTCGCCCTTGACCTTGCGACCCTGACGGTCGACGCCCTCCCAGGTGAAGCTTGCGAGCTTCGCTGCTTTCTCGGCCATACCTAGCCCAACCTCAGTCCACGGTCACGCGGTTGATCTCCTCCAGGCTCGTCACACCCTGGCGGACCTTCATCAGCCCGGAGGTGCGCAGGTCCCGGATCCCTTCCTTCTCCGCCTGTTCGGCGATCTGCATGGCGTTGCCGCCCTCGAGGATCAGCCGCTCGGTGGCCTCGCTCACCGGCATCACCTGATAGATGCCGACGCGGCCCTTGTAGCCGTTGGTGCACTGGTCGCAGCCCTTGGCGGTGTAGACGGTGAGGTCATCCAGCTCGTCCTCGCGGAAACCCTCCTTCAGCAGGGCCTCGCGCGGGATGTCCACCGGCTCCTTGCAGTGCTTGCACAGCCGCCGCGCCAGGCGCTGGGCGATGATGAGGTTCACCGAGGAGGCGATGTTGTAGGGCGGCACGCCCATGTTGGCGAGTCGCGTCAGCGTCTGCGGCGCATCGTTGGTGTGCAGGGTGGAGAGCACCAGATGGCCGGTCTGAGCGGCCTTCACCGCGATCTCCGCGGTCTCCAGGTCGCGGATCTCACCCACCATGATGATGTCCGGATCCTGGCGCAGGAAGGCACGCAGGGCGGTGGGGAAGGTGAGCCCCGCCTTGAGGTTCACGTGCACCTGGTTGATGCCGGTGACGTTGATCTCCACCGGATCCTCGACCGTCGAGATGTTGCGGTCGGCGGTGTTGAGGATGTTGAGCGCGGTGTAGAGCGAGACCGTCTTGCCGGAGCCGGTGGGGCCGGTCACCAGCACCATCCCGTAGGGCCGGTGGATGGCCTCCATGAACAGCGCCTTCTGGTCCTCCTCGTAGCCGAGCTGGTCGATGCCCATCTGGGCCGTGCTCGGATCGAGGATACGCAGCACGATCTTCTCGCCGTAGATCGTCGGCAGCGTGTTGACGCGGAACTCGATGGCCCTGCGCCGGGAGATGTTCATCTTGATGCGCCCGTCCTGGGGCACCCGACGCTCGGCGATGTCCATGCGCGCCATGACCTTGATGCGCGCGGACATGCGCAGGGCGAGGCCGATGGGCGGCGCGGCCACCTCCCGCAGCACGCCGTCCTGACGGAAGCGCACCCGGTATTCCTTTTCGTAGGGCTCGAAGTGGATGTCCGAGGCGCCCTTGTTGATGGCGTCCAGCAGCACCTTGTTGATGAAGCGCACGACCGGCGCGTCGTCCTCGTCGCCGGAGGCTCCGGCGTCGTCCTCGCTGCGCTCCTCGCCGCCGCTGACGTCCAGGTTCTCCAGGTCCTGGTCCAGGTCCATGTCCGAGAAGGCCGCACCGCTGTCTTCCAGCGCCTTCTCGATGACGGTGCCGAGCTTGTCGTCCTCCACCAGTACCGGGTCGGTGCTGAGCCCGGTGTGGAACTTGAACTCGTCCAGGGCCTCGAGGTTGGTGGGGTCGGAGACGGCGACGAACAGGCGCTTGCCGCGCTTGACCAGGGGCAGCGCGCGGTGGTGGCGGATCAGGCGCTCGCTGACCAGGGATACCGAGGCGTGGGAGAGGTCCAGGGCGGCGAGGTCGAATACCGGCACGCCGAACTCGGCCGCGGCGGAGCCCGCCACTGCCGCTGCCGGCACGAGCTTCTGTTCGACCAGATAGGTGACGAACGACTGCTTCGCCGTGCGCGCGTCTTCCAGCGCCTGGCGTGCATCGTCCTCGCTGATCAGTCCATCCCGCGCCAGCCGGCCGGCAAGGCCGCCGAGCCTGACGGAAGGGTTCGCCGTCGCCATGAGTGGAGTATCCCCCTTTGCACTGCGCTTGGGCCTTCAGGCCGCGCAGGCGCCCCGTTCCGGCTCCGTCGGCCCGCCCCGCGACCTGCAGCCGGTCACTATACGACAGGCAGTTCGGGCTTCGGAACGCGGACCCTGGGGACCGATGGCACCACGCGCACGACGGACGGTCCGTGCCTCAGTTCGCAAATCCGGCGTGTGCCCGCCGCTCAGGCCCCCTCCTGCGGGGCGCTGGCGAAAATCGCCTCCGGCGCCTGCATGAAGTAGCCCTGGATATAGGCCACACCCGCCTGCCAGAGCACGGAGAGATTGGCCGCGTCCTGTACCAGACAGGCGATGGTGCGGATGTCCCGGTCGGCGGCGCTGCGGGCGATCTCCCGCACGCGCTCCACCCGTTCCGGATGCTGGACGAGCTCGTCGGTCAGCCGGTGGGAGAGCTTGAGGAAGTCGAAGGCCGGGCCCTGCAGGGTCTGCTCCGCGGGCTCCAGGCTGTCGTCGTAGTGCTCCACCGCGAGCCTGCAGCCGAGCCGCCGCAGCGCCTGCATCGCGGCCTGCGATCGCTCGCGCCGGGCGCACAGGGTGGGGTGGGAGAGCTGCAGCACCAGGCGGGCGGGTGCCACGCCATGCGCCTCCATGCGCTCCCCCAGCCAGGCGGTGAGCTCCGGGTCCTCCAGGCTCTCCGGAAACAGCTTCACGAACAGGGTCGGGCCGTCGGTGTCGTGGGTGGCCAGCACCTCCAGCGCCCGCTCGAGTACGCCGCGGTCCAGCGCCGGCGCATGGCCGCCCTCGCGCACAGTGCGCACGAAGTCCGCCGGCAGGGCATCGCCGCCGCCGTCGGCGAGGCGCACGAAGACCTCGAAGAAGCTCCCGGGATGGCCGCTAAGGCTCGAGATCGGCTGATAGACCAGGCGCAGCGCATCGTCCTCCAGGGCCCGGC is from Spiribacter halobius and encodes:
- a CDS encoding prepilin peptidase, which codes for MGLLDILAADPLLLAVATAVLGLLVGSFLNVVILRLPVMMERDWQAQCAELTGAPPPEGEAVSLVHPGSRCPACGHAIRPWDNIPLLGWLLLRGRCRDCGARISARYPLIEAVTALLSVVVILHFGATPAGLAALVLTWLLIALTVIDLDHQLLPDSLTLPGLWLGLLLSVGGVFVAPATAIVGAAAGYLTLWLVYHGFRLLTGKEGMGHGDFKLLALLGAWLGWSQLPLVILLSSLVGALVGVGMILGLGRHRDQPIPFGPYLAAAGWIALLWGEPLIDAYLGFSGLR
- the pilB gene encoding type IV-A pilus assembly ATPase PilB encodes the protein MATANPSVRLGGLAGRLARDGLISEDDARQALEDARTAKQSFVTYLVEQKLVPAAAVAGSAAAEFGVPVFDLAALDLSHASVSLVSERLIRHHRALPLVKRGKRLFVAVSDPTNLEALDEFKFHTGLSTDPVLVEDDKLGTVIEKALEDSGAAFSDMDLDQDLENLDVSGGEERSEDDAGASGDEDDAPVVRFINKVLLDAINKGASDIHFEPYEKEYRVRFRQDGVLREVAAPPIGLALRMSARIKVMARMDIAERRVPQDGRIKMNISRRRAIEFRVNTLPTIYGEKIVLRILDPSTAQMGIDQLGYEEDQKALFMEAIHRPYGMVLVTGPTGSGKTVSLYTALNILNTADRNISTVEDPVEINVTGINQVHVNLKAGLTFPTALRAFLRQDPDIIMVGEIRDLETAEIAVKAAQTGHLVLSTLHTNDAPQTLTRLANMGVPPYNIASSVNLIIAQRLARRLCKHCKEPVDIPREALLKEGFREDELDDLTVYTAKGCDQCTNGYKGRVGIYQVMPVSEATERLILEGGNAMQIAEQAEKEGIRDLRTSGLMKVRQGVTSLEEINRVTVD
- a CDS encoding type II secretion system F family protein yields the protein MAEKAAKLASFTWEGVDRQGRKVKGDSQAENPSRLRLTLRQQGIAAQKIRRKSSLSQLLEGKRSKKITPGDIAVFTRQLSTMLNSGVPLVQAFDIIGRGHENPSMRKLVMAIKDDVESGTALSEALGKHPLYFDELVCNLVNAGEQAGVLDTLLDKIATYKEKTESIKKKIRKALFYPTAVLVVAFAVTAILLIFVVPQFESLFRGFGADLPAFTRMVLNLSDFFRAWWWAIFGGLIGGVVLFLEAKKRSRRFAHFLDRVALRIPVVGSILRKAAIARFARTLSTMFAAGVPLVEALGSVAGATGNAVYGEAVRGMQDEVATGQQLQWSVEQTKLFPHMVVQMIAIGEEAGSLDAMLAKVADFYEEEVDNAIDSLSSLLEPLIMAVLGVLVGGLVIAMYLPIFKLGSVV